One genomic window of Struthio camelus isolate bStrCam1 chromosome 1, bStrCam1.hap1, whole genome shotgun sequence includes the following:
- the BOC gene encoding brother of CDO isoform X2: MAMTHGRKRPMSPIPCLILAAASCFARLSESLQVTVQPASTVQKLGGSVSLGCVVDPPRVNLTWRLNGKELAGSDEVLGIHIERGKLVITALNNRTVGRYQCIARVPEGVIASVPAVVTLANLKDFKFDGQHVIEVDEGNTAVIACDLPESHPKAQVRYSVKHEWLEASRDNYLIMPSGNLQIVNASQEDEGTYKCAAYNPVTQEVKTSVSSERLRVRRSTAEAARIIYPPEAQTIIVTKGQSLILECVASGIPPPRVTWAKDGSSVSAYNKTRFLLSNLLIDTTSEEDSGTYSCMADNGVGEAGAAFIFYNVQVFEPPEVTMELSQQIIPWGQSAKFTCEVRGNPQPSVMWLRNAVPLSSSHRLRLSRRALRLVSVGPEDDGIYQCMAENEVGSAQAMVQLRTARPGTTLNPGRGAWLGSARPPTPPSRDNALKLPLDKAGLPKPGTTPLAASPQCTANRESVSPAEAPIILSSPRTSKTDSYDLVWRPRPDSRAPILYYVVKHRKQVTNTSDSWAVRDVPASQHRLTLTRLDPGSLYEVEMAAHNCAGEGQTAMVTFRTGKGRRPKPEIVASKEQQIQKDDPGTSTQSSNQSDNSRLSPPEAPDRPTISMASETSVYVTWIPRGNGGFPIQSFRVEYKKLKKLGDWVLATSDIPPSRLSVEIPGLEKGNSYKFRVRALNILGESEPSAASRPYVVSGYSNRVYERPVAGPYITFTDAINETTIMLKWMYIPASNNNTPIHGFYIYYRPTDSDNDSDYKKDVVEGDRYWHSISHLQPETSYDIKMQCFNEGGESEFSNVMICETKARKSLGLPGRLPPSTVPPQQHPPLGGGHSGLGTGAMVARSSDLPYLIVGVVLGSIVLLIVAFIPFCLWRAWSKQKQTIDMGFPGAGLLVSSCQYTMVPLRGISAPRANGHPYVNGQRYGNGAHLNGICPSAGMGYASTKPRDYSPDDMQQPHEETNTLLQTRVLQNGNAQQDYQPSRLSNSRPEDSSFLYSFPDDSTHQLLQPQDDCPHLQEHFVGLHHPAMGSKMGGPSLDARRDPMFHQGSPCCLGLVPVEEVERLDCCQSRGDVHPQNSLITSLGQDLPRNLNSSPPPLRPLETHSATS; encoded by the exons ATGGCAATGACACACGGAAGGAAGAGACCAATGTCCCCCATCCCTTGCCTGATCCTCGCTGCCGCTAGCTGCTTTGCCAGACTGA GTGAATCTCTGCAGGTCACTGTCCAGCCTGCCTCCACTGTCCAAAAGCTGGGGGGTTCAGTCAGCCTTGGGTGTGTGGTGGACCCCCCCAGGGTGAACCTTACCTGGAGGCTGAATGGGAAGGAGCTGGCTGGATCAGACGAGGTGCTGGGTATCCACATCGAGCGAGGGAAACTCGTCATCACAGCTCTCAACAACCGCACTGTGGGACGATACCAGTGCATCGCTCGTGTGCCTGAAGGAGTCATTGCCAGTGTTCCCGCAGTGGTAACGTTAGCTA ATCTCAAAGATTTCAAGTTTGATGGCCAGCATGTGATCGAGGTGGATGAGGGGAACACGGCTGTGATTGCCTGCGATCTGCCTGAAAGCCACCCCAAGGCTCAGGTCCGCTACAGCGTGAAACATGAGTGGCTGGAGGCCTCCCGAG ACAACTACCTTATAATGCCATCTGGGAACCTCCAAATCGTCAATGCTAGCCAAGAGGATGAGGGAACTTATAAATGTGCTGCCTACAACCCTGTGACTCAGGAGGTGAAAACCTCGGTCTCCAGTGAGAGGCTCCGCGTAAGGC GCTCCACAGCGGAGGCAGCTCGGATAATTTACCCACCTGAAGCTCAGACCATCATTGTCACCAAAGGCCAAAGCCTCATCTTGGAGTGTGTGGCCAGTGGGATCCCCCCTCCACGGGTCACCTGGGCCAAAGACGGTTCCAGCGTCTCTGCGTACAATAAGACCCGATTCCTGCTCAGCAATCTCCTGATTGACACCACGAGTGAGGAGGACTCTGGGACTTACAGCTGCATGGCTGACAACGGGGTTGGTGAGGCTGGAGCCGCATTCATCTTCTACAACGTGCAGGTGTTTG AGCCCCCGGAGGTCACCATGGAGCTGTCCCAGCAAATCATTCCCTGGGGCCAGAGTGCCAAGTTCACCTGCGAGGTGCGAGGGAACCCCCAGCCCTCCGTCATGTGGCTGCGCAATGCCGTGCCCCTCTCCTCCAGCCACCGGCTCCGACTGTCCCGCAGAGCTCTGCGGCTGGTCAGCGTGGGGCCTGAGGATGACGGCATATACCAGTGCATGGCAGAGAATGAGGTCGGCAGTGCGCAAGCCATGGTGCAACTGAGAACAGCCCGGCCGG GAACTACCTTGAACCCTGGGCGAGGTGCCTGGCTGGGCTCAGCTCGGCCTCCGACACCACCTTCCAGGGACAATGCTCTAAAGCTGCCCCTGGATAAAGCTGGACTGCCAAAGCCTGGGACGACTCCCCTGGCAGCATCTCCACAGTGCACAGCCAACAGAGAGTCTGTGTCTCCAGCCGAGGCCCCCATCATCCTCAGTTCTCCCCGGACATCCAAGACAGACAGCTACGATCTGGTGTGGAGACCCCGTCCTGACAGCAGAGCCCCGATCCTCTATTACGTGGTGAAGCATCGCAAG CAGGTCACCAACACCTCAGACAGCTGGGCAGTGAGGGATGTTCCAGCTTCGCAGCACCGCCTGACCCTGACCAGGCTGGACCCCGGGAGCCTCTACGAGGTGGAGATGGCCGCTCACAACTGTGCTGGCGAGGGACAGACAGCCATGGTGACCTTCAGGACTGGTAAAG GCCGGCGCCCAAAGCCAGAGATTGTcgccagcaaagagcagcaaataCAGAAGGATGACCCAGGCACAAGCACTCAGAGCAGTAACCAGTCCGACAACAGCCGTCTGTCCC CTCCAGAGGCACCGGACCGTCCGACCATCTCCATGGCATCAGAGACATCTGTGTACGTGACCTGGATCCCCCGTGGGAATGGCGGGTTCCCCATCCAGTCTTTCCGTGTGGAATATAAGAAACTAAAGAAGTTGGGAGACTGGGTCCTGGCCACCAGTGACATTCCTCCCTCTCGCCTCTCTGTGGAAATCCCAGGCCTAGAGAAAG GCAATTCCTATAAGTTCCGTGTGCGGGCACTGAACATCCTGGGAGAGAGTGAGCCCAGTGCTGCATCTCGGCCATATGTGGTGTCTGGGTACAGCAACCGAGTCTACGAGCGCCCTGTGGCTGGACCATACATTACTTTCACAGATGCCATCAATGAGACCACCATCATGCTAAAATGGATG TATATTCCAGCCAGCAACAACAACACTCCCATCCACGGCTTTTACATCTATTACCGCCCCACTGACAGTGACAATGACAGCGACTACAAGAAGGACGTGGTGGAAG GAGATCGGTACTGGCACTCCATCAGCCACCTACAGCCAGAGACCTCATATGACATTAAGATGCAATGCTTCAATGAGGGTGGTGAAAGCGAGTTCAGCAACGTGATGATCTGTGAAACCAAAG CTCGGAAGTCTCTTGGTCTGCCGGGTCGTCTTCCGCCCTCAACAGTGCCCCCCCAGCAGCATCCCCCGCTTGGTGGTGGACACAGTGGCCTGGGGACAGGGGCCATGGTGGCCCGTTCCAGTGACTTGCCATACTTGATTGTAGGCGTTGTGCTGGGCTCCATCGTACTCCTCATCGTAGCCTTCATCCCCTTTTGCCTTTGGAGAGCCTGGTCCAAGCAGA AGCAAACCATTGACATGGGCTTCCCAGGAGCTGGGCTGCTGGTATCATCCTGCCAGTACACCATGGTGCCCCTGAGGGGGATCTCTGCTCCACGTGCCAACGGACATCCCTATGTTAACGGACAGCGCTATGGCAATGGGGCACACCTGAATGGCATCTGCCCCTCTGCAGGAATGGGCTATGCAAGCACCAAGCCCCGAGATTACAGCCCAGATGACATGCAGCAG ccaCATGAGGAGACCAACACCTTGCTGCAGACAAGGGTGCTGCAAAATGGGAATGCCCAGCAAGACTACCAGCCCTCCAG ATTGTCCAATTCAAGACCAGAAGACAGCTCCTTCCTCTACAGTTTCCCAGATGACTCCACTCACCAGCTTCTTCAGCCACAAGATGATTGTCCTCACCTTCAAGAGCACTTTGTTGGCCTGCATCATCCAGCGATGGGCAGCAAAATGGGAGGCCCTAGCCTGGATGCTCGACGGGATCCCATGTTCCACCAAG GaagcccttgctgccttggcctGGTGCCAGTTGAAGAGGTAGAAAGGCTAGACTGCTGCCAGTCCAGAGGAGACGTCCATCCCCAGAATTCATTGATCACATCTTTGGGTCAGGACCTACCAAGAAATCTGAACAGCAGCCCACCACCACTGAGGCCCTTAGAGACTCATTCTGCTACCAGTTAG
- the BOC gene encoding brother of CDO isoform X3: protein MAMTHGRKRPMSPIPCLILAAASCFARLSESLQVTVQPASTVQKLGGSVSLGCVVDPPRVNLTWRLNGKELAGSDEVLGIHIERGKLVITALNNRTVGRYQCIARVPEGVIASVPAVVTLANLKDFKFDGQHVIEVDEGNTAVIACDLPESHPKAQVRYSVKHEWLEASRDNYLIMPSGNLQIVNASQEDEGTYKCAAYNPVTQEVKTSVSSERLRVRRSTAEAARIIYPPEAQTIIVTKGQSLILECVASGIPPPRVTWAKDGSSVSAYNKTRFLLSNLLIDTTSEEDSGTYSCMADNGVGEAGAAFIFYNVQVFEPPEVTMELSQQIIPWGQSAKFTCEVRGNPQPSVMWLRNAVPLSSSHRLRLSRRALRLVSVGPEDDGIYQCMAENEVGSAQAMVQLRTARPGTTLNPGRGAWLGSARPPTPPSRDNALKLPLDKAGLPKPGTTPLAASPQCTANRESVSPAEAPIILSSPRTSKTDSYDLVWRPRPDSRAPILYYVVKHRKQVTNTSDSWAVRDVPASQHRLTLTRLDPGSLYEVEMAAHNCAGEGQTAMVTFRTGRRPKPEIVASKEQQIQKDDPGTSTQSSNQSDNSRLSPPEAPDRPTISMASETSVYVTWIPRGNGGFPIQSFRVEYKKLKKLGDWVLATSDIPPSRLSVEIPGLEKGNSYKFRVRALNILGESEPSAASRPYVVSGYSNRVYERPVAGPYITFTDAINETTIMLKWMYIPASNNNTPIHGFYIYYRPTDSDNDSDYKKDVVEGDRYWHSISHLQPETSYDIKMQCFNEGGESEFSNVMICETKARKSLGLPGRLPPSTVPPQQHPPLGGGHSGLGTGAMVARSSDLPYLIVGVVLGSIVLLIVAFIPFCLWRAWSKQKQTIDMGFPGAGLLVSSCQYTMVPLRGISAPRANGHPYVNGQRYGNGAHLNGICPSAGMGYASTKPRDYSPDDMQQPHEETNTLLQTRVLQNGNAQQDYQPSRLSNSRPEDSSFLYSFPDDSTHQLLQPQDDCPHLQEHFVGLHHPAMGSKMGGPSLDARRDPMFHQGSPCCLGLVPVEEVERLDCCQSRGDVHPQNSLITSLGQDLPRNLNSSPPPLRPLETHSATS, encoded by the exons ATGGCAATGACACACGGAAGGAAGAGACCAATGTCCCCCATCCCTTGCCTGATCCTCGCTGCCGCTAGCTGCTTTGCCAGACTGA GTGAATCTCTGCAGGTCACTGTCCAGCCTGCCTCCACTGTCCAAAAGCTGGGGGGTTCAGTCAGCCTTGGGTGTGTGGTGGACCCCCCCAGGGTGAACCTTACCTGGAGGCTGAATGGGAAGGAGCTGGCTGGATCAGACGAGGTGCTGGGTATCCACATCGAGCGAGGGAAACTCGTCATCACAGCTCTCAACAACCGCACTGTGGGACGATACCAGTGCATCGCTCGTGTGCCTGAAGGAGTCATTGCCAGTGTTCCCGCAGTGGTAACGTTAGCTA ATCTCAAAGATTTCAAGTTTGATGGCCAGCATGTGATCGAGGTGGATGAGGGGAACACGGCTGTGATTGCCTGCGATCTGCCTGAAAGCCACCCCAAGGCTCAGGTCCGCTACAGCGTGAAACATGAGTGGCTGGAGGCCTCCCGAG ACAACTACCTTATAATGCCATCTGGGAACCTCCAAATCGTCAATGCTAGCCAAGAGGATGAGGGAACTTATAAATGTGCTGCCTACAACCCTGTGACTCAGGAGGTGAAAACCTCGGTCTCCAGTGAGAGGCTCCGCGTAAGGC GCTCCACAGCGGAGGCAGCTCGGATAATTTACCCACCTGAAGCTCAGACCATCATTGTCACCAAAGGCCAAAGCCTCATCTTGGAGTGTGTGGCCAGTGGGATCCCCCCTCCACGGGTCACCTGGGCCAAAGACGGTTCCAGCGTCTCTGCGTACAATAAGACCCGATTCCTGCTCAGCAATCTCCTGATTGACACCACGAGTGAGGAGGACTCTGGGACTTACAGCTGCATGGCTGACAACGGGGTTGGTGAGGCTGGAGCCGCATTCATCTTCTACAACGTGCAGGTGTTTG AGCCCCCGGAGGTCACCATGGAGCTGTCCCAGCAAATCATTCCCTGGGGCCAGAGTGCCAAGTTCACCTGCGAGGTGCGAGGGAACCCCCAGCCCTCCGTCATGTGGCTGCGCAATGCCGTGCCCCTCTCCTCCAGCCACCGGCTCCGACTGTCCCGCAGAGCTCTGCGGCTGGTCAGCGTGGGGCCTGAGGATGACGGCATATACCAGTGCATGGCAGAGAATGAGGTCGGCAGTGCGCAAGCCATGGTGCAACTGAGAACAGCCCGGCCGG GAACTACCTTGAACCCTGGGCGAGGTGCCTGGCTGGGCTCAGCTCGGCCTCCGACACCACCTTCCAGGGACAATGCTCTAAAGCTGCCCCTGGATAAAGCTGGACTGCCAAAGCCTGGGACGACTCCCCTGGCAGCATCTCCACAGTGCACAGCCAACAGAGAGTCTGTGTCTCCAGCCGAGGCCCCCATCATCCTCAGTTCTCCCCGGACATCCAAGACAGACAGCTACGATCTGGTGTGGAGACCCCGTCCTGACAGCAGAGCCCCGATCCTCTATTACGTGGTGAAGCATCGCAAG CAGGTCACCAACACCTCAGACAGCTGGGCAGTGAGGGATGTTCCAGCTTCGCAGCACCGCCTGACCCTGACCAGGCTGGACCCCGGGAGCCTCTACGAGGTGGAGATGGCCGCTCACAACTGTGCTGGCGAGGGACAGACAGCCATGGTGACCTTCAGGACTG GCCGGCGCCCAAAGCCAGAGATTGTcgccagcaaagagcagcaaataCAGAAGGATGACCCAGGCACAAGCACTCAGAGCAGTAACCAGTCCGACAACAGCCGTCTGTCCC CTCCAGAGGCACCGGACCGTCCGACCATCTCCATGGCATCAGAGACATCTGTGTACGTGACCTGGATCCCCCGTGGGAATGGCGGGTTCCCCATCCAGTCTTTCCGTGTGGAATATAAGAAACTAAAGAAGTTGGGAGACTGGGTCCTGGCCACCAGTGACATTCCTCCCTCTCGCCTCTCTGTGGAAATCCCAGGCCTAGAGAAAG GCAATTCCTATAAGTTCCGTGTGCGGGCACTGAACATCCTGGGAGAGAGTGAGCCCAGTGCTGCATCTCGGCCATATGTGGTGTCTGGGTACAGCAACCGAGTCTACGAGCGCCCTGTGGCTGGACCATACATTACTTTCACAGATGCCATCAATGAGACCACCATCATGCTAAAATGGATG TATATTCCAGCCAGCAACAACAACACTCCCATCCACGGCTTTTACATCTATTACCGCCCCACTGACAGTGACAATGACAGCGACTACAAGAAGGACGTGGTGGAAG GAGATCGGTACTGGCACTCCATCAGCCACCTACAGCCAGAGACCTCATATGACATTAAGATGCAATGCTTCAATGAGGGTGGTGAAAGCGAGTTCAGCAACGTGATGATCTGTGAAACCAAAG CTCGGAAGTCTCTTGGTCTGCCGGGTCGTCTTCCGCCCTCAACAGTGCCCCCCCAGCAGCATCCCCCGCTTGGTGGTGGACACAGTGGCCTGGGGACAGGGGCCATGGTGGCCCGTTCCAGTGACTTGCCATACTTGATTGTAGGCGTTGTGCTGGGCTCCATCGTACTCCTCATCGTAGCCTTCATCCCCTTTTGCCTTTGGAGAGCCTGGTCCAAGCAGA AGCAAACCATTGACATGGGCTTCCCAGGAGCTGGGCTGCTGGTATCATCCTGCCAGTACACCATGGTGCCCCTGAGGGGGATCTCTGCTCCACGTGCCAACGGACATCCCTATGTTAACGGACAGCGCTATGGCAATGGGGCACACCTGAATGGCATCTGCCCCTCTGCAGGAATGGGCTATGCAAGCACCAAGCCCCGAGATTACAGCCCAGATGACATGCAGCAG ccaCATGAGGAGACCAACACCTTGCTGCAGACAAGGGTGCTGCAAAATGGGAATGCCCAGCAAGACTACCAGCCCTCCAG ATTGTCCAATTCAAGACCAGAAGACAGCTCCTTCCTCTACAGTTTCCCAGATGACTCCACTCACCAGCTTCTTCAGCCACAAGATGATTGTCCTCACCTTCAAGAGCACTTTGTTGGCCTGCATCATCCAGCGATGGGCAGCAAAATGGGAGGCCCTAGCCTGGATGCTCGACGGGATCCCATGTTCCACCAAG GaagcccttgctgccttggcctGGTGCCAGTTGAAGAGGTAGAAAGGCTAGACTGCTGCCAGTCCAGAGGAGACGTCCATCCCCAGAATTCATTGATCACATCTTTGGGTCAGGACCTACCAAGAAATCTGAACAGCAGCCCACCACCACTGAGGCCCTTAGAGACTCATTCTGCTACCAGTTAG
- the BOC gene encoding brother of CDO isoform X4 produces MAMTHGRKRPMSPIPCLILAAASCFARLSESLQVTVQPASTVQKLGGSVSLGCVVDPPRVNLTWRLNGKELAGSDEVLGIHIERGKLVITALNNRTVGRYQCIARVPEGVIASVPAVVTLANLKDFKFDGQHVIEVDEGNTAVIACDLPESHPKAQVRYSVKHEWLEASRDNYLIMPSGNLQIVNASQEDEGTYKCAAYNPVTQEVKTSVSSERLRVRRSTAEAARIIYPPEAQTIIVTKGQSLILECVASGIPPPRVTWAKDGSSVSAYNKTRFLLSNLLIDTTSEEDSGTYSCMADNGVGEAGAAFIFYNVQVFEPPEVTMELSQQIIPWGQSAKFTCEVRGNPQPSVMWLRNAVPLSSSHRLRLSRRALRLVSVGPEDDGIYQCMAENEVGSAQAMVQLRTARPGTTLNPGRGAWLGSARPPTPPSRDNALKLPLDKAGLPKPGTTPLAASPQCTANRESVSPAEAPIILSSPRTSKTDSYDLVWRPRPDSRAPILYYVVKHRKVTNTSDSWAVRDVPASQHRLTLTRLDPGSLYEVEMAAHNCAGEGQTAMVTFRTGRRPKPEIVASKEQQIQKDDPGTSTQSSNQSDNSRLSPPEAPDRPTISMASETSVYVTWIPRGNGGFPIQSFRVEYKKLKKLGDWVLATSDIPPSRLSVEIPGLEKGNSYKFRVRALNILGESEPSAASRPYVVSGYSNRVYERPVAGPYITFTDAINETTIMLKWMYIPASNNNTPIHGFYIYYRPTDSDNDSDYKKDVVEGDRYWHSISHLQPETSYDIKMQCFNEGGESEFSNVMICETKARKSLGLPGRLPPSTVPPQQHPPLGGGHSGLGTGAMVARSSDLPYLIVGVVLGSIVLLIVAFIPFCLWRAWSKQKQTIDMGFPGAGLLVSSCQYTMVPLRGISAPRANGHPYVNGQRYGNGAHLNGICPSAGMGYASTKPRDYSPDDMQQPHEETNTLLQTRVLQNGNAQQDYQPSRLSNSRPEDSSFLYSFPDDSTHQLLQPQDDCPHLQEHFVGLHHPAMGSKMGGPSLDARRDPMFHQGSPCCLGLVPVEEVERLDCCQSRGDVHPQNSLITSLGQDLPRNLNSSPPPLRPLETHSATS; encoded by the exons ATGGCAATGACACACGGAAGGAAGAGACCAATGTCCCCCATCCCTTGCCTGATCCTCGCTGCCGCTAGCTGCTTTGCCAGACTGA GTGAATCTCTGCAGGTCACTGTCCAGCCTGCCTCCACTGTCCAAAAGCTGGGGGGTTCAGTCAGCCTTGGGTGTGTGGTGGACCCCCCCAGGGTGAACCTTACCTGGAGGCTGAATGGGAAGGAGCTGGCTGGATCAGACGAGGTGCTGGGTATCCACATCGAGCGAGGGAAACTCGTCATCACAGCTCTCAACAACCGCACTGTGGGACGATACCAGTGCATCGCTCGTGTGCCTGAAGGAGTCATTGCCAGTGTTCCCGCAGTGGTAACGTTAGCTA ATCTCAAAGATTTCAAGTTTGATGGCCAGCATGTGATCGAGGTGGATGAGGGGAACACGGCTGTGATTGCCTGCGATCTGCCTGAAAGCCACCCCAAGGCTCAGGTCCGCTACAGCGTGAAACATGAGTGGCTGGAGGCCTCCCGAG ACAACTACCTTATAATGCCATCTGGGAACCTCCAAATCGTCAATGCTAGCCAAGAGGATGAGGGAACTTATAAATGTGCTGCCTACAACCCTGTGACTCAGGAGGTGAAAACCTCGGTCTCCAGTGAGAGGCTCCGCGTAAGGC GCTCCACAGCGGAGGCAGCTCGGATAATTTACCCACCTGAAGCTCAGACCATCATTGTCACCAAAGGCCAAAGCCTCATCTTGGAGTGTGTGGCCAGTGGGATCCCCCCTCCACGGGTCACCTGGGCCAAAGACGGTTCCAGCGTCTCTGCGTACAATAAGACCCGATTCCTGCTCAGCAATCTCCTGATTGACACCACGAGTGAGGAGGACTCTGGGACTTACAGCTGCATGGCTGACAACGGGGTTGGTGAGGCTGGAGCCGCATTCATCTTCTACAACGTGCAGGTGTTTG AGCCCCCGGAGGTCACCATGGAGCTGTCCCAGCAAATCATTCCCTGGGGCCAGAGTGCCAAGTTCACCTGCGAGGTGCGAGGGAACCCCCAGCCCTCCGTCATGTGGCTGCGCAATGCCGTGCCCCTCTCCTCCAGCCACCGGCTCCGACTGTCCCGCAGAGCTCTGCGGCTGGTCAGCGTGGGGCCTGAGGATGACGGCATATACCAGTGCATGGCAGAGAATGAGGTCGGCAGTGCGCAAGCCATGGTGCAACTGAGAACAGCCCGGCCGG GAACTACCTTGAACCCTGGGCGAGGTGCCTGGCTGGGCTCAGCTCGGCCTCCGACACCACCTTCCAGGGACAATGCTCTAAAGCTGCCCCTGGATAAAGCTGGACTGCCAAAGCCTGGGACGACTCCCCTGGCAGCATCTCCACAGTGCACAGCCAACAGAGAGTCTGTGTCTCCAGCCGAGGCCCCCATCATCCTCAGTTCTCCCCGGACATCCAAGACAGACAGCTACGATCTGGTGTGGAGACCCCGTCCTGACAGCAGAGCCCCGATCCTCTATTACGTGGTGAAGCATCGCAAG GTCACCAACACCTCAGACAGCTGGGCAGTGAGGGATGTTCCAGCTTCGCAGCACCGCCTGACCCTGACCAGGCTGGACCCCGGGAGCCTCTACGAGGTGGAGATGGCCGCTCACAACTGTGCTGGCGAGGGACAGACAGCCATGGTGACCTTCAGGACTG GCCGGCGCCCAAAGCCAGAGATTGTcgccagcaaagagcagcaaataCAGAAGGATGACCCAGGCACAAGCACTCAGAGCAGTAACCAGTCCGACAACAGCCGTCTGTCCC CTCCAGAGGCACCGGACCGTCCGACCATCTCCATGGCATCAGAGACATCTGTGTACGTGACCTGGATCCCCCGTGGGAATGGCGGGTTCCCCATCCAGTCTTTCCGTGTGGAATATAAGAAACTAAAGAAGTTGGGAGACTGGGTCCTGGCCACCAGTGACATTCCTCCCTCTCGCCTCTCTGTGGAAATCCCAGGCCTAGAGAAAG GCAATTCCTATAAGTTCCGTGTGCGGGCACTGAACATCCTGGGAGAGAGTGAGCCCAGTGCTGCATCTCGGCCATATGTGGTGTCTGGGTACAGCAACCGAGTCTACGAGCGCCCTGTGGCTGGACCATACATTACTTTCACAGATGCCATCAATGAGACCACCATCATGCTAAAATGGATG TATATTCCAGCCAGCAACAACAACACTCCCATCCACGGCTTTTACATCTATTACCGCCCCACTGACAGTGACAATGACAGCGACTACAAGAAGGACGTGGTGGAAG GAGATCGGTACTGGCACTCCATCAGCCACCTACAGCCAGAGACCTCATATGACATTAAGATGCAATGCTTCAATGAGGGTGGTGAAAGCGAGTTCAGCAACGTGATGATCTGTGAAACCAAAG CTCGGAAGTCTCTTGGTCTGCCGGGTCGTCTTCCGCCCTCAACAGTGCCCCCCCAGCAGCATCCCCCGCTTGGTGGTGGACACAGTGGCCTGGGGACAGGGGCCATGGTGGCCCGTTCCAGTGACTTGCCATACTTGATTGTAGGCGTTGTGCTGGGCTCCATCGTACTCCTCATCGTAGCCTTCATCCCCTTTTGCCTTTGGAGAGCCTGGTCCAAGCAGA AGCAAACCATTGACATGGGCTTCCCAGGAGCTGGGCTGCTGGTATCATCCTGCCAGTACACCATGGTGCCCCTGAGGGGGATCTCTGCTCCACGTGCCAACGGACATCCCTATGTTAACGGACAGCGCTATGGCAATGGGGCACACCTGAATGGCATCTGCCCCTCTGCAGGAATGGGCTATGCAAGCACCAAGCCCCGAGATTACAGCCCAGATGACATGCAGCAG ccaCATGAGGAGACCAACACCTTGCTGCAGACAAGGGTGCTGCAAAATGGGAATGCCCAGCAAGACTACCAGCCCTCCAG ATTGTCCAATTCAAGACCAGAAGACAGCTCCTTCCTCTACAGTTTCCCAGATGACTCCACTCACCAGCTTCTTCAGCCACAAGATGATTGTCCTCACCTTCAAGAGCACTTTGTTGGCCTGCATCATCCAGCGATGGGCAGCAAAATGGGAGGCCCTAGCCTGGATGCTCGACGGGATCCCATGTTCCACCAAG GaagcccttgctgccttggcctGGTGCCAGTTGAAGAGGTAGAAAGGCTAGACTGCTGCCAGTCCAGAGGAGACGTCCATCCCCAGAATTCATTGATCACATCTTTGGGTCAGGACCTACCAAGAAATCTGAACAGCAGCCCACCACCACTGAGGCCCTTAGAGACTCATTCTGCTACCAGTTAG